Proteins co-encoded in one Streptomyces sp. JH34 genomic window:
- a CDS encoding ATP-binding protein, which yields MSTTRQHPPGGLGREPDGKGTASAVPADRQWRTLSLRDATGIVPMARDFARQALHDWGWLPASGADRRAAAEDVLLVVSELVTNACLHAEGPEELRIACSPKSLRVEVVDGGAGQPAPRTPHRAGRPGGHGMFIVQRLCLDWGVSRTPDEPGKTVWAELAAPA from the coding sequence ATGAGCACCACCCGGCAGCATCCGCCGGGCGGCCTCGGCCGCGAGCCGGACGGCAAGGGCACCGCCTCTGCCGTACCGGCCGACCGGCAGTGGCGCACGCTCTCGCTGAGGGACGCCACCGGCATCGTGCCGATGGCCCGTGACTTCGCCCGGCAGGCGCTCCACGACTGGGGCTGGCTGCCCGCGTCGGGCGCCGACAGGCGGGCTGCGGCCGAGGACGTCCTGCTGGTCGTCTCCGAGCTCGTCACGAACGCCTGCCTGCACGCGGAGGGCCCCGAGGAGCTCCGCATCGCCTGCTCGCCCAAGAGCCTGCGGGTCGAGGTCGTGGACGGCGGCGCGGGACAGCCGGCGCCGCGTACCCCGCACCGCGCGGGGCGGCCCGGCGGGCACGGCATGTTCATCGTGCAGCGGCTCTGCCTCGACTGGGGTGTGTCGCGCACCCCGGACGAGCCCGGCAAGACCGTCTGGGCGGAGCTCGCGGCACCGGCGTGA
- a CDS encoding glycosyl hydrolase yields MTRRRFPEERRPRTYLVLALVSVAALLTGLLAWAGTPSSGEDDDAAPSAGALPADAASGPVTGGTCAPTATLVPPCGAWWGAYVPYAANGSLKSAVHAFEEKIGRRLDLLYTYHDMSNTELDGQLLTPDEQLLGRDRMLMLAWESTVWRQPHHADWTEDQLGWAEVASGAYDRAIIDPQARRVKAYGKRVFLSFDQEADARVGDAGTPEEYVAAYRHLHDRFEELGVDNVVWVWTVSGYLANGGLFERLYPGDDYVDWIGMDQYNYFTCHDTTDWKDFDRSQRPAYEWLRAHISAGKPLMFAEFSTVPDPADEDRQREWYEAIPEVARTMPGAKALVHWNRAVPGKGCDLTVDEGPGLEGYRTAGRDDWFRQPVPGR; encoded by the coding sequence GTGACCCGCCGCCGCTTCCCGGAGGAGCGTCGTCCCCGTACGTACCTCGTGCTCGCCCTGGTCTCCGTCGCGGCGCTGCTGACCGGGCTCCTCGCCTGGGCCGGCACGCCCTCCTCCGGTGAGGACGACGACGCGGCGCCCTCCGCCGGCGCCCTCCCCGCCGACGCCGCCTCCGGTCCGGTGACCGGGGGGACGTGCGCCCCGACCGCCACGCTCGTGCCCCCGTGCGGGGCCTGGTGGGGCGCCTATGTGCCGTACGCCGCGAACGGCTCGCTCAAGAGCGCGGTGCACGCGTTCGAGGAGAAGATCGGCCGGAGGCTCGACCTCCTGTACACGTACCACGACATGTCGAACACCGAGCTCGACGGTCAGCTCCTGACCCCCGACGAGCAGCTCCTCGGCCGGGACCGGATGCTGATGCTGGCCTGGGAGTCCACGGTGTGGCGGCAACCCCACCACGCCGACTGGACCGAGGACCAGCTCGGCTGGGCGGAGGTCGCGTCGGGGGCGTACGACCGCGCGATCATCGATCCCCAGGCGCGGCGCGTCAAGGCGTACGGGAAGCGGGTGTTCCTCTCCTTCGACCAGGAGGCCGACGCCCGGGTCGGCGACGCCGGCACACCCGAGGAGTACGTCGCGGCCTACCGCCACCTCCACGACCGCTTCGAGGAGCTCGGAGTGGACAACGTGGTGTGGGTGTGGACGGTCTCCGGCTACCTCGCCAACGGCGGGCTCTTCGAACGGCTCTACCCGGGGGACGACTACGTCGACTGGATCGGCATGGACCAGTACAACTACTTCACCTGCCACGACACCACGGACTGGAAGGACTTCGACCGCAGTCAGCGGCCGGCGTACGAATGGCTGCGCGCCCACATCAGCGCGGGGAAGCCGCTGATGTTCGCGGAGTTCTCGACGGTGCCCGACCCGGCGGACGAGGACCGCCAGCGCGAGTGGTACGAGGCGATCCCGGAGGTGGCCCGGACCATGCCCGGGGCCAAGGCGCTGGTGCACTGGAACCGGGCGGTCCCCGGCAAGGGCTGCGACCTCACGGTCGACGAGGGGCCGGGCCTTGAGGGGTACCGCACGGCGGGCCGGGACGACTGGTTCAGGCAGCCGGTGCCCGGCCGCTGA
- a CDS encoding GNAT family N-acetyltransferase: MRVVRPGDLGTGDIETWRELRAESGAPAHPFMEPEFALAVGRVRPRARVAVIGEEGGGTAGFLPFERGRLGHGRAIGLGVSDVQGAVLRPGLALEARDLLRACGLSAWEFDNLEERQALFQPAAARSYATYVIDVGHGYESYEKVLRAQSPKFLRTTLAKERKLGRTAGEVRFVLDERDPEALRTLMGWKSAQYRRTGRRDRFAKRWIRDLVEFLFHTRAPGCSGLLSVLYAGDRPVAAHFGLRSRTVLSCWFPAYDPEFAKFSPGLVLHLRMARAAADDGIGMLDMGRGAAEYKDALRTGELTVYEGATVRPGAGAVLHWLGREPSRRAHGFVRDRPRLAGLAQRGLRRAGGLREPRRP, translated from the coding sequence ATACGTGTGGTCAGGCCCGGAGATCTGGGCACGGGGGACATCGAGACGTGGCGGGAGCTCCGGGCGGAGTCCGGTGCCCCGGCCCACCCGTTCATGGAACCGGAGTTCGCCCTCGCCGTCGGCCGTGTCCGGCCGCGCGCGCGGGTCGCGGTGATCGGTGAGGAGGGCGGGGGCACGGCGGGCTTCCTCCCCTTCGAGCGGGGACGGCTCGGTCACGGCCGGGCCATCGGCCTCGGGGTCTCCGACGTCCAGGGCGCGGTGCTCCGGCCGGGCCTGGCCCTGGAGGCGAGGGACCTGCTGCGTGCCTGCGGCCTGTCCGCCTGGGAGTTCGACAACCTGGAGGAGCGTCAGGCTCTCTTCCAGCCGGCCGCGGCCCGCTCGTACGCCACGTACGTCATCGACGTCGGCCACGGGTACGAGAGCTACGAGAAGGTGCTGCGCGCCCAGTCGCCGAAGTTCCTCAGGACCACTCTGGCCAAGGAGCGCAAGCTCGGCCGCACGGCGGGGGAGGTGCGGTTCGTCCTCGACGAGCGGGATCCCGAGGCGCTGCGGACCCTGATGGGGTGGAAGTCCGCCCAGTACCGCAGGACGGGCCGCCGGGACCGCTTCGCGAAGCGGTGGATCCGTGACCTGGTGGAGTTCCTCTTCCACACCCGGGCCCCCGGATGCTCCGGTCTGCTCTCCGTCCTCTACGCGGGAGACCGGCCCGTGGCCGCGCATTTCGGGCTGCGGTCGCGGACGGTGCTCTCGTGCTGGTTCCCGGCGTACGACCCGGAGTTCGCGAAGTTCTCGCCGGGCCTGGTCCTGCACCTGCGGATGGCGCGGGCCGCGGCGGACGACGGCATCGGGATGCTCGACATGGGGCGCGGGGCGGCCGAGTACAAGGACGCCCTGAGGACCGGCGAACTGACGGTGTACGAGGGCGCCACCGTCAGGCCGGGCGCCGGAGCGGTCCTGCACTGGCTCGGCCGTGAGCCCTCCCGCCGCGCGCACGGCTTCGTACGCGACCGGCCCCGGCTGGCGGGCCTGGCGCAGCGCGGCCTCCGACGGGCCGGAGGGCTGCGGGAACCGAGACGTCCCTGA
- the hutI gene encoding imidazolonepropionase: MTTTATTAITHIANLVTNDPSLGDGTPLGLIRDAAVVIDGDRIVWTGESSRAPATDNAVDAGGRAVIPGFVDSHSHLVFAGDRTAEFNARMSGRPYSAGGIRTTVAATRAASDEELSANVARYLAEALRQGTTTFETKSGYGLTVEDEARALRVAARHTDEVTFLGAHIVSPDYADDPAGYVDLVTGPMLDACAPHARWIDVFCERGAFDEDQARTILTAGQARGLQPRVHANQLGHGPGVRLAVELGAASADHCTHLDDADLDALGQGSTVATLLPGAEFSTRADWPDARRILGAGATVALSTDCNPGSSFTSSMPFCIALAVRDMGMTPDEAIWSATAGGAAALRRTDIGRITPGARADLVILDAPSHVHLAYRPGVPLIGEVWRAGERAV; this comes from the coding sequence ATGACGACGACCGCCACGACCGCCATCACCCACATCGCGAACCTGGTCACCAACGACCCCTCCCTCGGTGACGGGACCCCCCTGGGCCTGATCCGGGACGCGGCCGTCGTCATCGACGGCGACCGCATCGTGTGGACCGGTGAATCCAGCAGAGCACCCGCCACCGACAACGCCGTCGACGCGGGCGGCCGCGCGGTGATCCCCGGCTTCGTCGACTCCCACTCCCACCTCGTGTTCGCGGGCGACCGCACCGCCGAGTTCAACGCCCGCATGTCCGGCCGCCCCTACTCGGCGGGCGGCATCCGCACGACCGTGGCCGCCACCCGCGCCGCCTCCGACGAGGAGCTGTCCGCGAACGTCGCCCGCTACCTGGCCGAGGCGCTCCGGCAGGGCACCACCACCTTCGAGACCAAGTCCGGCTACGGCCTCACCGTCGAGGACGAGGCGCGTGCCCTGCGCGTCGCCGCCCGCCACACCGACGAGGTCACCTTCCTCGGCGCCCACATCGTGTCCCCCGACTACGCCGACGACCCCGCCGGCTACGTGGACCTCGTCACCGGTCCGATGCTGGACGCCTGCGCCCCGCACGCCCGCTGGATCGACGTCTTCTGCGAACGGGGCGCGTTCGACGAGGACCAGGCGCGCACGATCCTCACCGCCGGCCAGGCCAGGGGCCTGCAGCCCCGCGTCCACGCCAACCAGCTCGGCCACGGCCCCGGTGTCCGGCTCGCCGTCGAGCTGGGTGCCGCGTCCGCCGACCACTGCACCCACCTGGACGACGCCGACCTCGACGCCCTCGGGCAGGGTTCCACCGTCGCCACCCTGCTCCCCGGTGCCGAGTTCTCCACACGCGCCGACTGGCCCGACGCCCGCCGCATCCTCGGCGCGGGTGCCACGGTCGCGTTGTCCACGGACTGCAACCCGGGTTCGTCGTTCACCTCCTCCATGCCGTTCTGCATCGCCCTTGCCGTACGGGACATGGGCATGACCCCCGACGAGGCGATCTGGTCGGCCACGGCCGGCGGCGCCGCCGCCCTGCGCCGCACCGACATCGGCCGCATCACCCCCGGGGCCCGCGCCGACCTGGTGATCCTCGACGCGCCGAGCCACGTCCACCTCGCCTACCGGCCGGGAGTCCCGCTGATCGGCGAGGTGTGGCGAGCGGGGGAGAGGGCGGTGTGA
- a CDS encoding response regulator transcription factor, with protein sequence MTRVLLAEDDASISEPLARALRREGYEVEVREDGPTALDAGLQGGVDLVVLDLGLPGMDGLEVARRLRADGHAVPILVLTARADEVDTVVGLDAGADDYVTKPFRLAELLARVRALLRRGAVEPAPQPATHGVRIDVESHRAWMGDEELQLTAKEFDLLRVLVRDAGRVVTRDQLMREVWDTTWWSSTKTLDMHISWLRKKLGDDAANPRYIATVRGVGFRFEKS encoded by the coding sequence ATGACCCGTGTACTGCTCGCCGAGGACGACGCATCCATCTCGGAGCCACTGGCCCGCGCCCTGCGTCGTGAGGGTTACGAGGTCGAGGTCCGTGAGGACGGTCCGACCGCACTCGACGCCGGACTCCAGGGAGGCGTCGACCTGGTCGTCCTCGACCTGGGGCTTCCCGGCATGGACGGCCTGGAGGTCGCCAGGCGACTGCGGGCCGACGGCCACGCAGTGCCGATCCTGGTGCTGACCGCACGCGCCGACGAGGTCGACACCGTGGTCGGCCTGGACGCCGGCGCCGACGACTACGTGACCAAGCCCTTCCGCCTCGCCGAGCTCCTCGCCCGGGTCCGGGCCCTGCTCCGCCGCGGAGCGGTCGAGCCGGCCCCGCAGCCCGCGACGCACGGTGTCAGGATCGACGTCGAGTCGCACCGGGCCTGGATGGGCGACGAGGAACTCCAGCTCACCGCCAAGGAGTTCGACCTGCTCCGGGTCCTCGTCCGGGACGCCGGCCGGGTCGTCACCCGCGACCAGCTGATGCGCGAGGTCTGGGACACCACCTGGTGGTCCTCCACCAAGACCCTCGACATGCACATCTCCTGGCTGCGCAAGAAGCTCGGCGACGACGCGGCCAATCCGCGGTACATCGCCACCGTCCGGGGCGTCGGCTTCCGGTTCGAGAAGAGCTGA
- a CDS encoding oligopeptide:H+ symporter encodes MASSLTKDSASTPGSEKTFFGHPRGLATLFMTEMWERFSYYGMRALLPLYLIAPNGLHMNPATATAIYSVYLSLVYLLAMPGGWFGDRVWGPRKTVAIAGGVIMLGHLTLALPTEGTFFAGLGLVAIGSGLLKSNISTMVGHLYDGPDDPRRDGGFTIFYMGINMGAFAAPLVIGTVGENVNWHLGFALAALGMGLGVVQFLLGTRHLNERSLVVPKPLSADERAATLRKSMIWLGIAAVFYIGTVVTGVYTLNWLLVPITIAGLVIPVMVLTRIKRDKELSETEQKKMSGYIWFFVAAAIFWMIYDQGGSTLAIFADSSAENSVLGWDFPVSWYQSVNPVLIMALAPVFAAFWMALNRRGKEPSTVVKFSSGLVLVGASFFLFLAPLTIAGDGHKAAAMWLVAIYFVQTVGELTLSPVGLSVTTKMAPAKYASQMMGVWFLAVTAGDCTTGLLSLAGVELNGTGVVALQAALAVLAGVAVFMYRGKVKELMGDVR; translated from the coding sequence ATGGCGTCCAGCCTGACGAAGGACTCGGCCAGCACTCCTGGTTCGGAGAAGACCTTCTTCGGCCACCCCCGCGGCCTGGCCACTCTCTTCATGACGGAGATGTGGGAGCGCTTCAGCTACTACGGCATGCGCGCCCTTCTCCCGCTCTACCTGATCGCTCCCAACGGGCTTCACATGAACCCCGCCACGGCCACGGCGATCTACTCGGTCTACCTGTCGCTGGTGTACCTGCTCGCCATGCCCGGCGGTTGGTTCGGCGACCGCGTCTGGGGCCCCCGCAAGACCGTCGCCATCGCAGGCGGCGTGATCATGCTCGGCCACCTGACGCTGGCACTGCCCACCGAGGGGACCTTCTTCGCCGGGCTCGGGCTGGTGGCCATCGGCTCCGGTCTGCTGAAGTCCAACATCTCGACGATGGTGGGCCACCTCTACGACGGCCCGGACGACCCGCGCCGTGACGGTGGCTTCACGATCTTCTACATGGGCATCAACATGGGTGCCTTCGCGGCACCGCTGGTGATCGGCACCGTCGGCGAGAACGTCAACTGGCACCTGGGCTTCGCCCTGGCCGCGCTCGGCATGGGACTCGGCGTCGTCCAGTTCCTGCTCGGCACCCGCCACCTGAACGAGCGCAGCCTCGTCGTGCCGAAGCCGCTCTCCGCGGACGAGCGCGCGGCCACCCTGCGCAAGTCGATGATCTGGCTCGGCATCGCGGCCGTGTTCTACATCGGCACCGTCGTCACCGGCGTCTACACGCTGAACTGGCTGCTGGTCCCGATCACGATCGCCGGCCTGGTCATCCCGGTCATGGTCCTGACGCGCATCAAGCGCGACAAGGAGCTCAGCGAGACCGAGCAGAAGAAGATGTCCGGCTACATCTGGTTCTTCGTTGCTGCCGCCATCTTCTGGATGATCTACGACCAGGGCGGTTCGACCCTGGCGATCTTCGCCGACTCCTCCGCGGAGAACTCGGTCCTCGGCTGGGACTTCCCGGTCTCCTGGTACCAGTCGGTCAACCCGGTCCTGATCATGGCGCTGGCTCCGGTCTTCGCCGCCTTCTGGATGGCGCTGAACCGGCGGGGCAAGGAGCCGAGCACGGTCGTGAAGTTCAGCTCCGGTCTGGTGCTGGTCGGCGCGTCGTTCTTCCTCTTCCTGGCGCCGCTGACCATCGCGGGCGACGGCCACAAGGCCGCCGCGATGTGGCTGGTCGCGATCTACTTCGTGCAGACCGTCGGCGAGCTGACGCTGTCCCCGGTCGGCCTTTCGGTCACCACGAAGATGGCCCCGGCGAAGTACGCCAGCCAGATGATGGGTGTCTGGTTCCTGGCCGTGACCGCCGGTGACTGCACCACTGGCCTGCTCTCCCTCGCGGGTGTCGAGCTCAACGGCACCGGGGTCGTCGCGCTCCAGGCCGCGCTCGCCGTCCTCGCGGGTGTCGCGGTCTTCATGTACCGCGGCAAGGTCAAGGAACTCATGGGCGACGTCCGCTGA
- a CDS encoding formimidoylglutamate deiminase: MQLTTQPTGTPVTATYWMSHAWLGTHVEPGVLLDVSGGRVAGVRTGVDAPPPGATALHGLTVPGLANTHSHAFHRALRSTVQVGSGTFWTWRETMYRTASRLTPDTYYDLARATYAEMALAGITAVGEFHYLHHAPGGTPYDDPNAMGEALIAAAAEAGIRITLLDTAYLAAGFGERPNRHQTRFSDVTADAWAERASLLKGDDDLVVIGAAIHSVRAVPAGQLATVARWAQERAVPLHVHLSEQTAENDACRAAHGRTPTRLLADHGVLGPGTTGIHNTHLTAEDIELLGASRTGTCMCPTTERDLADGIGPATALQAAGSPLSLGSDSHAVIDLFEEARAMELNERLRTRVRGHWTASALLRAASADGHAALGRPDGGTLEPGAPADLTTVALDSVRTAGPVPRLGAETAVFAATAADVRHTVVAGRHIVRDGRHTRIEDVPGALASAVAALHR, encoded by the coding sequence GTGCAGCTGACGACGCAACCGACGGGCACACCGGTCACCGCGACGTACTGGATGTCGCACGCCTGGCTCGGCACCCATGTCGAGCCGGGCGTCCTCCTGGACGTGTCCGGGGGGCGCGTCGCCGGCGTCCGGACGGGCGTCGACGCACCGCCGCCCGGCGCCACGGCGCTGCACGGGCTGACCGTACCGGGCCTGGCCAACACCCACTCGCACGCCTTCCACCGCGCGCTGCGCTCCACCGTGCAGGTCGGCTCCGGCACCTTCTGGACATGGCGCGAGACGATGTACCGGACGGCGTCCCGTCTCACCCCCGACACGTACTACGACCTGGCCCGCGCCACGTACGCGGAGATGGCGCTGGCCGGGATCACCGCGGTCGGCGAATTCCACTACCTGCACCACGCGCCCGGCGGCACGCCCTACGACGACCCGAACGCCATGGGCGAGGCGCTCATCGCCGCGGCGGCCGAGGCCGGCATCCGGATCACCCTGCTCGACACCGCCTACCTCGCCGCCGGGTTCGGGGAGCGGCCCAACCGTCACCAGACGCGCTTCTCCGACGTCACCGCCGACGCCTGGGCCGAGCGTGCCTCCCTCCTCAAGGGCGACGACGACCTGGTGGTGATCGGCGCCGCGATCCATTCCGTGCGCGCCGTGCCGGCGGGCCAGCTGGCCACCGTCGCCCGGTGGGCCCAGGAGCGGGCCGTTCCGCTGCACGTCCACCTCTCCGAGCAGACCGCGGAGAACGACGCCTGCCGCGCCGCCCACGGCCGCACCCCCACACGGCTCCTCGCCGACCACGGGGTCCTCGGCCCGGGCACCACCGGCATCCACAACACGCACCTCACCGCCGAGGACATCGAGCTGCTGGGCGCCTCCCGGACGGGCACCTGCATGTGCCCCACGACGGAACGCGACCTCGCCGACGGCATCGGCCCCGCCACCGCGCTCCAGGCCGCGGGTTCCCCCCTCTCGCTGGGCAGCGACAGCCACGCCGTGATCGACCTCTTCGAGGAGGCGCGGGCCATGGAGCTCAACGAACGCCTGCGCACCCGTGTGCGCGGCCACTGGACCGCCTCCGCCCTGCTCAGGGCCGCCTCCGCCGACGGCCACGCCGCGCTCGGCCGCCCGGACGGGGGGACGCTGGAACCGGGTGCGCCCGCCGACCTCACCACCGTCGCCCTGGACTCCGTCAGGACGGCGGGGCCGGTACCGCGGCTGGGAGCCGAAACGGCCGTATTCGCCGCCACGGCCGCCGATGTGCGGCACACCGTGGTGGCCGGGCGGCACATCGTGCGGGACGGACGGCACACCCGGATCGAGGACGTGCCCGGAGCACTCGCCTCGGCCGTCGCCGCCCTGCACCGCTGA
- a CDS encoding polysaccharide deacetylase family protein has protein sequence MSAPGGPGGRGAENRIPVLLYHAVMDEPPGWIAEFTVTPGAFAAQLDAIGACGRTAVTVGALVDHLAGRGPLPDRPVVLTFDDGFADLPGPTAEALAGHAMPATAYLTTGALTRSGGGSLLPPGPMMRLDQAPLLERYGMEVGGHTVTHAQLDTLPRAGLRAELVDSKAVLEDVLGHPVTHLAYPHGYNSARVRRAARDAGYESAVAVRHALSSRRDEPYRIARLILRRSHTVRDVERWMAGEGARVAPFPDSPPTVGWRWYRRARAAVRGPEFAG, from the coding sequence ATGAGCGCGCCCGGCGGGCCCGGGGGGCGGGGCGCGGAGAACCGGATCCCCGTGCTGCTGTACCACGCGGTGATGGACGAACCGCCCGGCTGGATCGCCGAGTTCACCGTCACACCGGGGGCGTTCGCCGCGCAGCTGGACGCGATCGGTGCCTGTGGCCGCACGGCGGTCACGGTCGGAGCCCTCGTCGACCATCTCGCCGGGCGTGGACCGCTGCCGGACCGTCCGGTCGTACTGACCTTCGACGACGGCTTCGCGGACCTGCCGGGGCCGACGGCCGAAGCCCTCGCCGGGCACGCGATGCCGGCGACCGCCTATCTCACGACGGGTGCGCTGACACGGTCCGGAGGGGGCAGCCTGCTGCCGCCGGGGCCGATGATGAGGCTGGACCAGGCGCCACTGCTCGAGCGGTACGGCATGGAGGTGGGCGGGCACACCGTCACACACGCCCAGCTGGACACGCTGCCCCGAGCCGGCCTGAGGGCCGAACTCGTCGACTCCAAGGCCGTGCTGGAGGACGTGCTGGGCCATCCGGTGACCCACCTCGCCTATCCGCACGGATACAACAGCGCGCGCGTACGCCGCGCCGCACGGGACGCCGGTTACGAGAGTGCGGTGGCCGTACGGCACGCGCTGAGCTCCCGCCGGGACGAGCCGTACCGGATCGCCCGGCTGATCCTGCGGCGCAGCCACACGGTACGGGACGTCGAGCGCTGGATGGCGGGCGAGGGCGCGCGCGTGGCCCCGTTCCCCGACTCGCCGCCGACCGTGGGGTGGCGTTGGTACCGGCGGGCGCGGGCAGCGGTGCGCGGACCGGAGTTCGCGGGGTGA
- a CDS encoding STAS domain-containing protein yields MDRGTVGSANRGRLQVEVRTEGRSEVVTPAGELDHHTADLLREPLERAVEQGRTRLVVDCSQLDFCDSTGLNVLLGARLKAEAAGGAVHLAGMQPVVARVFEITGAEAVFTVHASLEDALST; encoded by the coding sequence ATGGACCGCGGGACGGTCGGCAGTGCGAACCGGGGTCGGCTACAGGTCGAGGTCCGGACCGAGGGCCGAAGCGAAGTCGTGACACCGGCGGGTGAGCTCGATCACCACACCGCCGATCTGCTGCGCGAACCACTGGAGCGCGCCGTCGAGCAAGGGCGTACGCGCCTGGTGGTGGACTGTTCGCAACTCGACTTCTGTGACTCCACCGGGCTCAACGTGCTGCTCGGTGCCCGCCTGAAGGCCGAGGCGGCCGGCGGAGCGGTGCACCTGGCCGGCATGCAGCCCGTGGTGGCTCGCGTCTTCGAGATCACGGGTGCGGAGGCGGTCTTCACCGTCCACGCCTCGCTCGAAGACGCTCTGAGCACCTGA
- a CDS encoding RNA polymerase sigma factor SigF, whose amino-acid sequence MSPRLDVSRTHIATSACPQGPTDSDSAAASAVPGPRISTSTTGPTTDDHFAVEEFEGLEGLPEIPHYAGIGALDARALSKTLFARLEALEEGTHEYAYVRNTLVELNLALVKFAAARFRTRSEPMEDIVQVGTIGLIKAIDRFELSRGVEFPTFAMPTIVGEIKRFFRDTSWSVRVPRRLQELRLELAKAGDELSQQLDRAPTVVELADRLGLTRDEVVEGMAASNAYTASSLDAKPDDNGDSGEGALADRLGYEDNGLEGIEYVESLKPLIASLPLRDRTILSMRFVSNMTQSEIGEELGISQMHVSRLLSRTLVKLRKGLTVEE is encoded by the coding sequence ATGTCACCCCGGCTCGACGTATCGCGTACCCACATCGCGACGTCGGCATGTCCTCAGGGACCGACCGATTCCGACTCCGCTGCCGCGAGCGCCGTGCCCGGCCCGCGCATCAGCACCAGCACCACCGGCCCGACCACCGACGACCACTTCGCGGTCGAGGAGTTCGAGGGCCTCGAAGGGCTTCCCGAGATCCCGCACTACGCCGGAATCGGCGCGCTGGACGCCAGGGCCCTGTCGAAGACGCTCTTCGCGCGGCTCGAAGCCCTCGAGGAGGGAACCCACGAGTACGCGTACGTCCGCAACACCCTCGTCGAGCTGAACCTGGCCCTCGTCAAGTTCGCCGCCGCCCGGTTCCGCACCCGCAGCGAGCCCATGGAGGACATCGTCCAGGTCGGCACCATCGGCCTGATCAAGGCGATCGACCGCTTCGAGCTCAGCCGGGGCGTCGAGTTCCCGACGTTCGCGATGCCCACCATCGTCGGCGAGATCAAGCGCTTCTTCCGTGACACCAGCTGGTCCGTGCGCGTCCCGCGCCGGCTCCAGGAGCTGCGTCTGGAACTGGCCAAGGCGGGCGACGAGCTGTCCCAGCAGCTGGACCGCGCCCCCACGGTCGTCGAACTCGCCGACCGCCTCGGCCTCACCAGGGACGAGGTCGTCGAGGGCATGGCCGCGAGCAACGCGTACACCGCGAGCTCGCTGGACGCCAAGCCCGACGACAACGGCGACAGCGGCGAGGGCGCCCTCGCGGACCGCCTCGGCTACGAGGACAACGGACTCGAGGGCATCGAGTACGTCGAATCCCTCAAGCCGCTCATCGCCTCGCTCCCCCTGCGCGACCGCACGATCCTCTCCATGCGGTTCGTCTCCAACATGACGCAGTCCGAGATCGGCGAGGAGCTCGGCATCTCCCAGATGCACGTGTCCCGGCTGCTCTCCCGGACCCTGGTCAAGCTCAGGAAGGGCCTGACCGTGGAGGAGTGA